The uncultured Ilyobacter sp. genome has a segment encoding these proteins:
- a CDS encoding zinc ribbon domain-containing protein encodes MDKLDLCPVCGKEVTKNSSTGKYHCETCNKTFTKAALCDKCGKEVEILAACGSTQFFCDHCNELKSKKTIVFFLKEQP; translated from the coding sequence ATGGATAAACTAGACCTCTGCCCTGTTTGTGGCAAGGAAGTAACTAAAAACAGTTCCACGGGAAAATATCACTGTGAAACATGTAATAAAACTTTTACAAAAGCTGCTTTGTGTGATAAGTGTGGAAAAGAAGTAGAGATACTTGCAGCTTGTGGTTCCACTCAATTTTTTTGCGACCACTGCAACGAGCTTAAATCTAAAAAAACCATTGTATTTTTTTTAAAAGAACAACCTTAA